The following proteins come from a genomic window of Polaribacter dokdonensis:
- the uvrC gene encoding excinuclease ABC subunit UvrC, with translation MNTSLELQIKTLPSSPGVYQYFDKEEKLIYVGKAKNLKKRVSSYFTKTHDSGKTRVLVKNINTVKHIVVNTETDALLLENNLIKKYKPKYNVLLKDDKTYPWICIKKERFPRVFMTRRVIKDGSEYFGPYTSVRTIKALLELIKELYTLRTCKYDLSREKINTGKYKVCLEYHLGNCLGPCEALETEQHYNNSIKEIRNIIKGNFKESLERLNALMMGFAEKMEFEKAQRIKEKLDRLSNYQAKSTIVNPSINNVDVFSIISDKTHGYANFIKISNGSIIQSHTTEIKKKLEESDKELLELFIFEIRQRYNSTSPEIYVPFQVNIGEDVKVTIPKVGDKKRIVELSERNAKYYKLEQLKQIKIVDPDRHVKRIMAQMKADLRLKEEPRHIECFDNSNIQGTNPVAACVVFRDGKPSKKEYRHYNIKTVVGPDDFASMEEVVFRRYKRLLTEGESLPQLIIVDGGKGQLSSAVKSLEILGLRGKIAIIGIAKRLEEIYYPDDPIPLYLDKKSETLKITQFLRNEAHRFGITFHRNKRSKSAIQSELEQIPDVGKQTITTLLRKFKSAKRVKEANIEELKAVIGNARALKVYNFYHSKKDNEK, from the coding sequence ATGAACACTTCTTTAGAGCTTCAAATTAAAACACTGCCTTCTTCTCCAGGAGTTTATCAATATTTTGATAAAGAAGAAAAACTGATTTATGTTGGTAAAGCCAAAAATTTAAAGAAACGAGTATCTTCTTATTTTACAAAAACACATGATAGTGGAAAAACTAGAGTTTTAGTAAAAAACATTAACACAGTAAAACACATTGTTGTTAATACAGAAACAGACGCACTTTTATTAGAAAATAACCTTATAAAAAAATACAAACCTAAGTACAATGTACTTTTAAAGGATGATAAAACCTATCCTTGGATTTGTATCAAAAAAGAACGTTTTCCAAGAGTTTTTATGACAAGAAGAGTTATTAAAGATGGCTCTGAATATTTTGGGCCTTATACTTCTGTTAGAACCATTAAAGCACTTTTAGAGCTCATAAAAGAATTATATACACTTAGAACTTGTAAGTACGATTTAAGTAGAGAAAAAATAAATACAGGTAAATATAAAGTCTGTTTAGAATATCATTTAGGAAATTGTTTAGGACCTTGTGAAGCTTTAGAAACTGAACAGCATTACAATAATTCCATAAAAGAAATTCGAAACATTATTAAAGGTAATTTTAAAGAAAGCCTGGAAAGACTTAATGCTTTAATGATGGGTTTTGCAGAAAAAATGGAGTTTGAAAAAGCGCAGAGAATTAAAGAAAAGTTAGACAGACTAAGCAACTATCAAGCAAAAAGCACTATTGTAAATCCTTCTATTAATAATGTAGATGTATTTTCTATTATATCAGATAAAACCCATGGCTATGCCAATTTTATAAAGATTTCTAATGGATCTATTATACAATCTCATACCACAGAAATAAAGAAAAAATTAGAAGAGTCAGACAAAGAATTACTAGAACTTTTCATTTTCGAAATCAGACAAAGATACAATTCAACTTCACCAGAAATTTATGTTCCTTTTCAAGTAAATATTGGTGAAGATGTTAAGGTTACTATACCAAAAGTAGGTGATAAAAAGAGAATTGTAGAACTGTCTGAAAGAAATGCCAAATACTATAAGTTAGAGCAGTTAAAACAGATTAAAATTGTAGATCCTGATAGGCATGTGAAAAGAATTATGGCTCAAATGAAGGCAGATTTGCGTTTAAAAGAAGAGCCAAGACATATTGAGTGTTTTGATAATTCTAATATACAAGGTACAAATCCTGTTGCTGCATGTGTGGTTTTTAGAGATGGAAAACCAAGTAAAAAAGAATACAGACATTACAATATAAAAACCGTTGTTGGGCCAGATGATTTTGCTTCTATGGAAGAGGTTGTTTTTAGAAGATATAAACGATTGCTTACTGAAGGCGAATCTTTACCACAACTAATTATTGTTGATGGTGGAAAAGGACAATTATCGTCAGCCGTAAAAAGTTTAGAAATTTTAGGTTTACGTGGTAAAATTGCAATTATTGGTATTGCCAAACGTTTAGAAGAAATCTATTATCCAGATGACCCGATACCTTTATATCTAGATAAAAAATCTGAAACCTTAAAGATTACTCAGTTTTTAAGAAATGAGGCTCATAGATTTGGTATTACATTTCATAGAAATAAAAGAAGTAAAAGTGCCATTCAAAGTGAGTTAGAACAAATACCAGATGTTGGCAAACAAACTATTACAACTTTATTACGTAAATTTAAATCCGCAAAACGAGTAAAAGAAGCTAATATAGAAGAGCTAAAAGCGGTTATTGGTAATGCAAGAGCATTAAAAGTCTATAATTTTTACCATTCAAAAAAAGACAATGAAAAATAA
- a CDS encoding lipoprotein signal peptidase: MSKKALAILTILIAIVLDQVIKIYVKTHFILGEEVLVFDWFRIHFVENNGMAMGFEFGGKTGKLFLTLFRIVAVGLIIYWLSNNIKRKVHNAVIIGISLIFSGAVGNIIDSVFYGVIFDHPKHSVATLFPETTDGEFFYGKVVDMFYFPIWEGILPDWIPFVGGEMYTFFQYIFNPADSYITIGVALLFIFSKQAFPKEEKKETKTVDA, from the coding sequence ATGTCTAAAAAAGCGCTGGCTATTCTTACTATTCTAATTGCAATTGTATTAGATCAAGTTATTAAAATCTATGTAAAAACTCATTTTATATTAGGTGAAGAGGTTTTAGTATTCGATTGGTTTAGAATACACTTTGTAGAGAACAATGGTATGGCTATGGGTTTTGAGTTTGGAGGAAAAACAGGTAAACTTTTTCTAACTTTATTTAGAATTGTAGCTGTTGGTTTAATTATTTATTGGTTAAGTAACAATATTAAAAGAAAGGTACATAATGCAGTAATAATAGGTATTTCTTTAATATTTTCAGGTGCTGTTGGTAATATTATAGATTCTGTTTTTTATGGTGTTATTTTCGATCATCCAAAACATAGTGTAGCTACTTTATTCCCAGAAACTACAGATGGTGAGTTCTTTTATGGTAAAGTTGTAGATATGTTTTACTTTCCTATTTGGGAAGGTATTTTACCAGATTGGATTCCTTTTGTTGGTGGAGAAATGTATACGTTTTTTCAATACATTTTTAATCCTGCAGATTCTTACATAACTATTGGTGTAGCATTATTATTTATTTTTAGCAAGCAAGCATTTCCTAAAGAAGAGAAAAAAGAAACCAAGACTGTAGATGCCTAA
- a CDS encoding DoxX family protein — translation MQTLDYIIIALKVIVSLSILNVWLIQPKKNTKWRGGDATTIIEEFNCYGLSKTICYIIGFLKVSLAILLLVSIKFEELTIVSSLGLATLLLGSILMHLKIKDPLFKSFPAFLFVVMNLIIAYFSY, via the coding sequence ATGCAAACTTTAGATTATATCATCATCGCTTTAAAAGTAATTGTTTCATTAAGTATTTTAAATGTTTGGCTAATTCAGCCTAAAAAGAACACAAAATGGAGAGGTGGAGATGCAACAACAATTATAGAGGAATTTAACTGTTATGGCTTATCAAAAACAATATGCTATATCATAGGTTTTCTAAAAGTTAGTTTGGCAATTTTATTATTGGTTTCAATAAAATTTGAGGAATTAACCATAGTTTCAAGTTTAGGGCTAGCAACTTTATTATTAGGGTCAATTTTAATGCATCTTAAAATAAAAGACCCTTTATTTAAGTCTTTCCCAGCATTTCTATTTGTAGTTATGAATTTAATTATTGCCTACTTCTCTTACTAG
- a CDS encoding DoxX family protein has protein sequence MNLLLILVFFSSLCFFYFGITCFTSAFIIAEFIRYKLPNFRKLIGVLQILGAIGLLVGYYYNPLLLLLASSGLFLLMLAGFIVRLKIKDNFIKSSPAFTFAAINLFIALKTFYKFF, from the coding sequence TTGAATCTACTTTTAATACTCGTTTTCTTTTCTAGTCTTTGCTTTTTTTACTTTGGTATTACTTGTTTTACATCAGCATTTATAATTGCAGAGTTTATTAGATATAAACTACCTAATTTTAGAAAACTAATTGGTGTTTTACAAATACTGGGTGCTATTGGTCTGTTAGTTGGTTATTATTACAATCCGTTATTGTTATTGTTGGCTTCTTCTGGATTGTTCTTGTTAATGCTTGCTGGCTTTATAGTTCGTTTAAAAATTAAAGATAATTTTATAAAATCTTCACCTGCTTTTACGTTTGCAGCGATCAACTTATTTATCGCTTTAAAAACTTTTTATAAATTTTTCTAG